From the Fibrobacter sp. UWB11 genome, one window contains:
- the uvrB gene encoding excinuclease ABC subunit UvrB, protein MPFAQDDNLNFTYYFSSDNMARARKTITPDPYAKPIAKPLPPSKSLPGKLKQFQAPTRADFDLVSPYGAAGDQPKAIEELTEGFKNGEQFQTLLGVTGSGKTFTMANVIKNVGKPTLILTHNKTLAAQLYQEFKSFFPNNAVEYFVSYYDYFQPEAYIPHTDTFIEKDASINDEIDKLRLRATANLLTRRDVIIVASVSCIYGLGSPSEYFDLMVRIKKGDIYDRDKILRDLVHIQYSRNDFSLDRGTFRVRGDVIEVHPSYDEDGLRIELFGDEVDRLYRFNIVTGEVIKEVEELTIAPAKHFVTKEENRAGMLQRIQMELTDRLAELDKEGKVLESARLSSRTRYDMEMLRETGMCNGIENYSRIIEDRAPGTRPFTLIDYFGDDWLLMIDESHVSIPQVGGMAEGDKSRKTTLVQYGFRLPCALDNRPMNFAEFEYMYPKQVLFVSATPGDYELKKTSGVATEQINRPTGLLDPKIELFPIQGQMDVLLYRIEEVVKNGDRVLVTTLTKKMAQDLTEFFIEANIRAKYLHSDIKTLERHELIRGLRSGEFDVLVGINLLREGLDLPEVSMVAILDADKEGFLRNYRSLIQTMGRASRNVNGTVLLFADNMTESLQKAIDETNRRRGLQEEFNKEHGITPKSVTRKIEEDLRIIDPLGDIGDDNEIDELCHPERSETESKDLSEDFTPGIRPMEPLQPSRFRKNSSKKASPGNRSAASPSNVIASQGRSNPGASKLADLERQMKEAAARLDFEEAARIRDIIRSMDV, encoded by the coding sequence ACGTAAGACTATTACTCCTGATCCGTATGCAAAACCGATAGCGAAACCGCTACCGCCTTCTAAGAGCTTGCCCGGCAAACTCAAGCAGTTCCAGGCGCCCACGCGTGCGGATTTTGACCTCGTGAGCCCTTACGGTGCTGCTGGCGACCAGCCCAAAGCCATCGAAGAATTGACCGAAGGATTCAAAAACGGCGAACAGTTCCAGACGCTTCTCGGCGTAACCGGTTCCGGCAAAACTTTCACGATGGCAAACGTCATCAAGAATGTCGGGAAGCCAACGCTCATTCTCACGCATAACAAGACGCTCGCCGCCCAGCTCTATCAAGAATTCAAGTCGTTCTTCCCGAACAACGCGGTGGAATACTTCGTCAGCTATTACGACTACTTCCAGCCCGAAGCGTACATTCCGCACACGGACACGTTCATCGAGAAAGACGCGAGCATCAACGATGAAATCGACAAGCTCCGTCTGCGCGCAACGGCCAACCTCCTCACACGCCGCGATGTCATTATCGTTGCTTCCGTGAGCTGCATTTACGGTTTGGGAAGCCCGAGTGAATACTTCGACTTGATGGTACGCATCAAGAAGGGTGACATTTACGACCGCGACAAGATTCTGCGAGACCTTGTCCACATCCAGTATTCACGCAACGATTTTAGCCTCGACCGCGGCACATTCCGCGTCCGCGGCGACGTCATCGAAGTGCACCCGAGCTACGACGAAGACGGGCTGCGCATTGAGCTTTTCGGAGACGAAGTCGATCGCCTTTACCGCTTCAACATCGTCACCGGCGAAGTCATCAAGGAAGTTGAAGAACTCACCATCGCCCCCGCAAAGCACTTTGTCACCAAAGAAGAAAACCGCGCGGGCATGTTACAGCGCATACAGATGGAACTCACCGACCGCCTCGCCGAACTCGATAAAGAAGGCAAAGTGCTGGAATCGGCACGCCTTTCAAGCCGCACCCGCTACGACATGGAAATGCTCCGAGAAACCGGCATGTGCAACGGCATCGAAAACTACTCGCGCATCATCGAAGACCGTGCTCCGGGCACACGCCCATTCACACTCATCGACTACTTTGGCGACGATTGGCTTTTGATGATTGACGAATCGCACGTGAGCATCCCGCAAGTGGGCGGCATGGCCGAAGGCGACAAATCCCGCAAGACCACGCTCGTGCAATATGGGTTCCGCCTTCCCTGCGCTCTCGACAACCGCCCGATGAACTTCGCCGAATTCGAGTACATGTACCCGAAACAGGTGCTCTTTGTGAGCGCCACGCCTGGCGACTACGAACTCAAAAAGACTAGCGGTGTCGCGACCGAACAGATTAACCGACCGACCGGACTTTTGGACCCGAAGATTGAGCTGTTCCCGATCCAAGGGCAAATGGATGTGCTCCTGTACCGCATCGAAGAAGTCGTGAAAAACGGCGACCGCGTACTCGTCACGACGCTTACCAAGAAGATGGCGCAAGACCTCACGGAATTTTTCATCGAAGCAAACATCCGAGCCAAGTACCTCCATAGCGATATCAAGACACTCGAGCGCCACGAACTCATCCGCGGGCTCCGCAGCGGCGAATTTGACGTACTCGTGGGCATCAACCTCTTGCGCGAAGGCCTAGACCTCCCCGAAGTGAGCATGGTTGCCATCCTCGACGCCGACAAGGAAGGCTTTTTGCGCAACTACCGCAGCCTTATCCAGACGATGGGCCGCGCAAGCCGCAACGTGAACGGCACCGTCCTTTTGTTCGCGGACAATATGACCGAAAGTCTGCAAAAGGCCATTGACGAGACGAACCGCCGCCGCGGCCTCCAGGAAGAATTCAACAAGGAACACGGGATTACCCCAAAGTCCGTCACCCGCAAAATCGAAGAAGACCTGCGAATCATCGACCCGCTCGGTGACATCGGTGACGACAACGAAATTGACGAGCTGTGTCATCCTGAGCGAAGTGAAACGGAGTCGAAGGATCTCAGCGAAGACTTCACCCCCGGCATCCGTCCGATGGAACCGTTGCAGCCCTCACGCTTCAGGAAAAACTCCTCGAAGAAAGCGTCCCCCGGCAACCGTTCCGCGGCATCCCCCTCTAACGTCATTGCGAGCCAAGGGCGAAGCAATCCAGGCGCTTCCAAGCTCGCCGACCTGGAACGCCAAATGAAAGAGGCTGCAGCCCGCCTGGACTTCGAGGAAGCCGCCCGAATCCGCGATATTATACGCTCCATGGACGTTTAG
- the gpmI gene encoding 2,3-bisphosphoglycerate-independent phosphoglycerate mutase: protein MLKKLSNFPGIKGPVVTIVMDGFGITDKVEGNAIKAARTPTLDNLFKMYPNVLLKAHGRAVGMPTNEDMGNSEVGHNAIGAGQVYNQGAALVADAINSGDIFGRDAWKEIAGNAREKNTVLHFIGLFSDGNVHSNISHLKAMVAQAKKEGLKKVRVHILLDGRDVPETSALDYVGPFEKFLDELRSPEFDVCIASGGGRMQITMDRYNANWKMVELGWKTHVLGEGRYFDNATQAIETLRGETKAIDQDLPPFVIAKDGQPVGTINDGDSVVFFNFRGDRAIEITRAFEEESFNEFDRKRFPHVCYAGMLQYDGDLKLPNRFLVPPPAIKETSGEWLAETGVKQFACSETQKYGHVTYFWNGNRSSKFDGETYLEIESDVVPFEQRPWMKAAEITDAMIEALKSGKYQTLRCNFPNGDMVGHTGSFRAATMAIEAVDIGLARLLPVIDALGGVAIITADHGNADEMYEIDKKTGMPKVNKDGTFKAKTSHTLNKVPCILYDNVTGGKLGLKEGDWGLSNIAATTANLLGLEKHEAWDDSMLIIK from the coding sequence ATGCTCAAGAAACTTTCCAATTTCCCTGGCATCAAGGGCCCGGTCGTCACCATCGTGATGGACGGTTTTGGTATCACCGATAAGGTCGAAGGCAACGCCATCAAGGCTGCCCGCACCCCGACTCTCGACAACCTCTTCAAGATGTACCCGAACGTTCTCTTGAAGGCCCACGGTCGCGCCGTCGGTATGCCGACCAACGAAGACATGGGTAACTCCGAAGTCGGCCACAACGCTATCGGTGCTGGCCAGGTGTACAACCAGGGTGCAGCCCTCGTTGCAGACGCAATCAACAGCGGCGACATCTTCGGCCGCGACGCTTGGAAGGAAATTGCCGGCAACGCCCGCGAAAAGAACACCGTCCTCCACTTCATCGGCCTCTTCAGCGACGGTAACGTTCACTCCAACATTTCTCACCTCAAGGCCATGGTCGCTCAGGCCAAGAAGGAAGGCCTCAAGAAGGTCCGCGTTCACATTCTCCTCGACGGTCGTGACGTTCCGGAAACCTCCGCTCTCGATTACGTCGGCCCGTTCGAAAAGTTCCTCGACGAACTCCGCTCTCCGGAATTCGACGTTTGCATCGCTTCTGGCGGTGGCCGTATGCAGATTACCATGGACCGTTACAACGCTAACTGGAAGATGGTGGAACTCGGCTGGAAGACTCACGTGCTCGGCGAAGGCCGCTACTTCGACAACGCTACGCAGGCTATCGAAACTCTCCGTGGCGAAACCAAGGCTATTGACCAGGACCTCCCGCCGTTCGTGATTGCTAAGGACGGCCAGCCAGTCGGTACCATCAACGATGGCGACTCCGTGGTGTTCTTCAACTTCCGTGGCGACCGCGCTATCGAAATCACCCGCGCCTTCGAAGAAGAATCCTTCAACGAATTTGACCGCAAGCGCTTCCCGCACGTCTGCTACGCTGGCATGCTCCAATACGACGGCGACCTCAAGCTCCCGAACCGCTTCCTCGTTCCGCCTCCGGCCATCAAGGAAACCAGCGGCGAATGGCTCGCTGAAACGGGCGTGAAGCAGTTCGCCTGCTCCGAAACGCAGAAGTACGGCCACGTCACTTACTTCTGGAATGGTAACCGTTCCAGCAAGTTCGACGGCGAAACCTACCTCGAAATCGAATCTGACGTTGTTCCGTTCGAACAGCGCCCGTGGATGAAGGCCGCCGAAATCACCGACGCCATGATCGAAGCCTTGAAGAGCGGCAAGTACCAGACGCTCCGCTGCAACTTCCCGAACGGCGATATGGTGGGCCACACCGGTAGCTTCCGCGCCGCTACGATGGCTATCGAAGCTGTGGACATCGGCCTCGCACGACTCCTCCCGGTGATCGACGCCCTCGGTGGTGTTGCCATCATCACGGCTGACCACGGTAACGCCGACGAAATGTACGAAATCGACAAGAAGACCGGCATGCCGAAGGTCAACAAGGACGGTACGTTCAAGGCCAAGACCAGCCACACCCTCAACAAGGTTCCTTGCATCCTTTACGATAACGTCACTGGCGGCAAGCTCGGCCTTAAGGAAGGCGACTGGGGTCTTTCCAACATCGCTGCAACGACAGCAAACCTCCTCGGCCTCGAAAAGCACGAAGCCTGGGACGATTCCATGCTCATTATCAAGTAA
- a CDS encoding prepilin-type N-terminal cleavage/methylation domain-containing protein: protein MIPFTDERQKYKAGFTLMELMVYMGIVGIIVVIAGEAFSNSTKVRVRTDNMIRANQDAGNIASIIKEDVEPLGTKSANATGSTSFTFSGKRIYMDPDNADGDKRDSSSFRIESSGGNSVLTFKRTRYNEETGAYQAIDSIRWYVEDRILKRSCITIEPASGFALPDDDPCVTSGNEPNPVEMVPNVSAFNVEAAQPGALEGATQIFPASGSSQYMLFPRLDASGEYDRTFVSFNTANETNEAFAAGTAITLSGFFSNYKNQEDNLENAIYAEGDQRVNQAIAINPSDYLDADWKTQCAEHGVMNFGPDTVYEISFEVTSQADKDRSINFVPNKDHMSVGFRKSTGGYAMSHGHIILPDFFFYPPNAADGAGKRVMRFTVPEHVGSVCLAFTFAFYSPLVASGLVTIKDLKVTQVATANYKFSGFNSEASSNIKEKKKVKALKLRLQISRGAKNGGSGETGNVDLIIPIPSNGTGD from the coding sequence ATGATTCCTTTTACAGACGAAAGGCAAAAATATAAAGCCGGTTTTACCCTCATGGAGCTCATGGTCTACATGGGCATTGTTGGCATTATTGTAGTTATCGCTGGCGAAGCATTTAGCAATTCTACCAAGGTCCGCGTACGCACCGACAACATGATTAGGGCAAACCAAGATGCAGGAAATATCGCATCAATCATTAAAGAAGACGTAGAACCGTTGGGAACAAAAAGCGCCAATGCGACTGGAAGCACCTCATTTACTTTTTCTGGAAAAAGAATCTACATGGACCCCGATAACGCAGACGGCGACAAAAGGGATTCATCCTCCTTCAGAATTGAATCTAGCGGCGGAAACAGCGTACTGACTTTCAAGCGCACGCGATACAACGAAGAAACAGGTGCATACCAAGCAATCGACTCCATTCGTTGGTACGTTGAAGACCGAATCCTCAAGCGCAGCTGTATCACTATAGAACCAGCATCCGGCTTTGCCTTACCCGATGACGATCCTTGCGTTACTTCGGGCAATGAACCCAACCCCGTAGAGATGGTCCCCAATGTTTCAGCCTTTAATGTCGAAGCCGCACAACCAGGAGCATTGGAAGGCGCCACGCAAATATTCCCGGCAAGCGGATCGAGCCAATACATGCTTTTTCCGCGCTTGGATGCAAGTGGCGAATATGACAGAACCTTTGTCTCTTTCAACACCGCCAATGAAACAAACGAAGCTTTTGCCGCAGGTACTGCAATTACACTTTCTGGTTTTTTCTCAAACTACAAGAACCAAGAAGACAATCTTGAAAACGCAATTTACGCCGAAGGTGATCAAAGAGTAAACCAAGCGATTGCCATAAACCCTTCCGATTACTTAGATGCCGACTGGAAAACGCAATGTGCAGAACACGGCGTCATGAACTTTGGTCCTGACACGGTCTACGAAATTTCATTTGAAGTGACATCTCAAGCCGATAAGGATAGAAGCATTAACTTTGTCCCAAATAAAGACCACATGTCTGTAGGCTTTAGAAAAAGTACTGGTGGCTATGCCATGTCACACGGTCACATTATATTGCCAGACTTTTTCTTTTATCCGCCCAATGCTGCAGATGGCGCAGGAAAGCGCGTCATGAGGTTTACAGTCCCTGAACACGTAGGAAGTGTATGCCTAGCATTCACCTTCGCATTCTATTCACCTCTAGTCGCATCGGGCTTGGTGACCATAAAAGATTTGAAAGTAACGCAGGTGGCTACAGCCAACTACAAGTTCAGCGGATTCAACTCAGAAGCAAGTAGCAATATAAAAGAAAAGAAAAAAGTGAAAGCATTAAAGCTCAGGTTGCAAATAAGCCGTGGTGCTAAAAACGGCGGCAGCGGTGAAACAGGTAACGTGGACTTGATTATTCCTATTCCGAGCAACGGAACGGGCGACTAA